The Spirosoma radiotolerans genome has a window encoding:
- a CDS encoding SusC/RagA family TonB-linked outer membrane protein — protein sequence MSRILLLSFLLVNSVLSTAWAQERKVVGKVISAEDGSALPGVSVVVKGTTKGTNTDASGVYVISIPSTKGISLVFSFVGVVTQEVKVGNESEINVSLVSDSRQLSEVVVTGVGVATSKAKLGIAVESVSAKDLPAAPTASIDQALVGKIAGAQIVSANGTPGSKANILLRGINTINRGTAPIVLMDGVQVGSTDLNSLDLNTIDRVEVIQGAAAGTLYGAQGANGVIQLFSKRGKDGPAQISFSNSYATNSYINQGGVGQADKHAFVTDASNNVIGVSGKPLTFDPATSTWSENVQYNALDVNSQANKPYDQNLKFYDYYSMFFKPSETINNSLNISGGSGRADYSITASNSYQTTILKNNGAYNRSNLVSNIGMTLAKNLTLRSVTQLVYTKNTINTYDRAVWYDINNTRPFNNYDYKDPDGNYAAYYGSASGVNGYNPNYRLQYRNHFDNKVDVIQSVELDYKPIKYLDLNAKYGLNYTQEEERYNYANQTLNRNIIANGAGYATSTNASDAKGEVSTYEYKTVFQNFLASAFIKTDFQEDFKLNVPIRTSTQVSFDYRQNNYSEFDTYGLGLPTYTPYTGAQASTYRISLDNRTPFVTYGYLINQHIEYGELLGVTAGFRSDYSSAFGRGSTPFTFPHADGYIRPSSLKFWQNSTLGTYVPEFKLRAAYGEAGIQPKPFDRYVTLGTRTFGANNVFYNTTTQSNPDLGVEVSKELEIGTDFTVKGGNGDWLKRLNFSFSYWNRSTDNAIYNVNSAPSTGVGTVKDNAFSLSSRGTQISLNATVYRGNNITWNFTTNFGHQSSQIDAVKGNQQIVVTSSAGSTNYVLKAGQKIGQLFGYLGIHSLDQILPDGTPAISEANKPNYEVASNGYVVNKATKQPLFSSGQYSFGDPNPTFVSSFINDISFRDIVTLNFQFDWTQGSHLYNQTKEWMYRDGIHKDYTTPITINGQTGAWTAFYRGIYQAGANNGTKDYFYEDASFVRLRNVALGVELTKLIKLPMRRLQVVFSGRNILTFTKYTGFDPEISSGQTTGSNLSSGGGENSAWDRGTDHNTTPNNRSYQVSLNFGF from the coding sequence ATGAGTAGAATTCTATTATTGAGTTTCCTTTTAGTTAACTCAGTATTGTCCACCGCGTGGGCGCAGGAAAGGAAAGTCGTCGGTAAGGTTATATCGGCCGAAGACGGATCAGCCCTACCGGGGGTTTCAGTTGTCGTAAAAGGAACAACGAAAGGAACAAACACGGATGCAAGTGGTGTGTACGTCATCTCAATACCGAGCACGAAAGGTATCTCGCTGGTATTTAGCTTCGTGGGCGTTGTCACACAGGAAGTAAAAGTTGGTAATGAGTCGGAAATAAACGTAAGTCTGGTATCCGACTCCCGTCAGTTATCCGAAGTCGTCGTAACCGGCGTCGGGGTGGCCACCTCTAAGGCTAAACTTGGTATCGCCGTCGAATCCGTTTCGGCGAAAGATTTGCCAGCCGCGCCAACAGCCTCCATTGACCAGGCGCTTGTTGGTAAAATTGCGGGCGCTCAGATTGTCAGCGCCAACGGTACACCCGGCTCAAAAGCGAATATTCTGCTTCGGGGAATCAACACAATCAACCGTGGTACGGCGCCTATCGTCCTGATGGATGGTGTACAGGTTGGTTCTACTGACCTTAACTCGCTGGATCTGAATACAATTGATCGGGTAGAGGTCATTCAGGGAGCAGCCGCCGGTACGCTTTATGGTGCCCAGGGCGCCAACGGTGTTATTCAGTTGTTCAGCAAACGGGGTAAAGATGGCCCGGCCCAAATTAGTTTTTCTAACAGCTATGCCACGAACTCGTATATCAATCAGGGCGGTGTTGGACAGGCCGACAAGCATGCTTTCGTGACGGATGCCAGCAACAATGTTATCGGTGTATCCGGCAAGCCACTTACGTTCGATCCGGCGACTAGTACCTGGAGTGAAAACGTTCAATACAATGCATTGGATGTTAACAGCCAGGCCAACAAGCCATACGATCAAAATCTGAAGTTCTACGATTACTATAGCATGTTCTTCAAACCTTCCGAAACGATCAACAACTCGTTGAACATATCGGGCGGAAGTGGAAGGGCTGATTACAGCATTACGGCCTCAAATAGTTATCAGACCACTATTCTGAAAAATAACGGAGCCTACAACCGGAGTAACCTCGTCAGCAACATAGGCATGACCCTGGCTAAGAACCTGACCCTACGCAGTGTTACGCAGTTGGTTTATACCAAAAATACGATTAACACCTACGACCGGGCCGTATGGTATGACATCAACAATACTCGTCCGTTCAACAATTACGATTACAAGGATCCCGATGGAAACTATGCTGCTTATTATGGTAGTGCTTCAGGCGTAAACGGCTATAATCCAAATTATCGCCTGCAGTACCGGAACCATTTTGATAATAAGGTCGATGTTATTCAGAGCGTGGAATTGGATTATAAGCCCATTAAATACCTGGATCTCAACGCTAAATATGGCCTGAACTATACGCAGGAGGAAGAACGGTATAATTACGCAAACCAGACCCTGAATCGGAATATCATTGCCAACGGAGCAGGTTATGCTACGAGCACAAATGCCAGTGATGCGAAAGGTGAGGTTTCAACGTACGAATACAAAACGGTATTCCAGAACTTCCTGGCCAGCGCGTTCATCAAAACGGATTTCCAGGAAGATTTCAAACTGAATGTTCCCATTCGGACATCGACGCAGGTATCTTTCGATTACCGGCAAAATAACTACAGTGAGTTTGATACATACGGTCTTGGTCTTCCTACCTATACACCCTATACAGGTGCGCAGGCTAGTACTTACCGGATATCACTTGATAACCGCACGCCGTTTGTCACGTATGGCTACCTGATTAATCAGCATATCGAATATGGTGAACTCCTGGGCGTTACGGCTGGTTTTCGCTCGGATTATTCATCTGCTTTTGGTCGCGGGTCAACACCGTTCACGTTCCCACACGCCGATGGATACATTCGTCCTTCGTCGCTTAAGTTCTGGCAGAATAGCACTTTAGGAACATACGTACCCGAATTCAAGCTACGGGCAGCATATGGTGAAGCGGGTATTCAGCCAAAACCATTCGACCGCTACGTGACATTAGGTACCCGGACATTTGGTGCTAATAACGTATTTTATAATACCACTACGCAAAGCAACCCGGATCTGGGTGTAGAAGTCTCGAAAGAACTCGAAATAGGCACTGACTTTACGGTGAAAGGCGGGAACGGCGACTGGCTCAAACGGCTCAATTTTTCGTTCAGCTACTGGAATCGCTCGACCGATAACGCTATCTATAACGTAAACTCGGCTCCATCGACAGGGGTGGGTACGGTTAAAGATAATGCGTTCTCACTGTCTTCCAGAGGAACACAGATCTCGTTAAACGCAACGGTTTACCGGGGTAACAACATCACCTGGAATTTTACGACCAATTTTGGGCACCAGAGTTCACAGATCGACGCAGTAAAAGGGAATCAGCAAATTGTTGTTACGTCCAGCGCCGGTAGCACCAACTACGTGCTGAAAGCAGGCCAGAAAATTGGACAGTTGTTCGGTTATTTAGGCATTCACAGCCTCGATCAGATTCTGCCCGACGGCACCCCCGCCATTTCGGAAGCCAACAAACCTAACTACGAAGTGGCCAGCAATGGATATGTCGTCAACAAAGCGACCAAGCAGCCGCTCTTTAGCTCAGGTCAGTACAGCTTTGGTGACCCGAATCCTACGTTTGTTTCGTCGTTCATCAATGATATTTCGTTCCGTGACATCGTGACGTTGAATTTCCAGTTCGATTGGACCCAGGGAAGCCATTTGTACAACCAAACGAAAGAATGGATGTATCGTGATGGTATCCATAAGGATTACACAACGCCAATTACGATCAACGGTCAAACAGGTGCCTGGACAGCTTTCTATCGGGGTATTTATCAGGCTGGTGCCAACAATGGAACGAAGGACTACTTCTACGAAGACGCTTCTTTTGTTCGGCTGCGTAACGTAGCCTTAGGGGTCGAGCTGACGAAACTCATCAAGTTACCTATGCGTCGCCTACAGGTCGTCTTTAGCGGTCGTAATATCCTGACCTTTACGAAGTACACCGGCTTTGATCCTGAAATAAGCTCAGGCCAGACAACGGGTAGCAACTTGTCGAGTGGTGGTGGCGAAAACTCCGCATGGGACCGGGGCACAGATCACAACACGACGCCAAACAACCGCTCGTACCAGGTCTCCCTCAACTTCGGTTTCTAA
- a CDS encoding RagB/SusD family nutrient uptake outer membrane protein yields MKKYIKNTVLSLALVSLLGACKEQLDVKNPNQPTPSSASTETGVIGLAQGSVYINGFKDGIKYYDGIPGYFWTGAVGFHEMMGDVVGEEAANVYGNQIGMPDVVILDDGTKVLNPSAINSQIALIRTINTNANAGANPLFYEWGYMYNLNNAMNNVIDIAKTTTFSGDATSSAAKKNTVLAWAYWWKGYAYSRIGSIYYAGLINDKTAATNANYVTKEKIIDEANKNLDQAAALLTALGTDANYTATITALIPQFNQVGKGVPPTTDMWKRSINTLKARNILVNTTAAAMTAAQWGQILTLTNDGVKSTDNVFTGRSTDNADFISSVNGSMAAKSTGVPGTVTYKISERLIQDFPAGDKRLTNNFTQLAAPALFNSDRGNSFNTRWQLVSGGKGQAGVVVLSNLTVGAYELYLASTYEENELMKAEAKIYTGDIAGGLASIDAVRSFQGAGLAPLSGLSLADAKEALRKERRVGLVFRGLSFYDARRWEVITKGRTGAVVVDKAGKVNTNATIQYNFLDYWDVPDNELAYNPAAAGSAPIKNPK; encoded by the coding sequence ATGAAAAAATATATAAAAAATACGGTTTTGTCTCTTGCGCTGGTTAGCCTTTTGGGTGCCTGTAAGGAGCAACTGGATGTAAAAAATCCCAATCAGCCTACGCCGTCGAGTGCCTCCACCGAAACAGGGGTCATTGGCCTGGCTCAGGGTAGTGTGTACATCAACGGATTCAAAGATGGAATTAAGTATTACGACGGTATCCCTGGTTATTTCTGGACAGGTGCTGTTGGGTTCCATGAAATGATGGGCGATGTGGTTGGCGAAGAAGCGGCCAACGTATATGGCAATCAGATTGGCATGCCCGATGTTGTAATCCTGGATGACGGCACAAAAGTACTTAACCCCAGTGCGATCAACAGTCAGATTGCGCTGATCCGGACCATCAATACGAACGCCAATGCAGGTGCCAACCCGCTATTCTATGAATGGGGGTATATGTACAACCTGAATAACGCCATGAATAACGTGATTGACATTGCCAAGACAACGACGTTTTCGGGTGATGCAACTAGCTCGGCAGCCAAAAAGAATACGGTTTTGGCCTGGGCTTACTGGTGGAAAGGCTATGCCTATTCGCGGATTGGTTCGATTTACTACGCGGGCTTAATCAATGACAAAACGGCGGCTACGAATGCCAACTATGTCACAAAAGAGAAAATCATTGACGAAGCCAACAAAAACCTCGATCAGGCGGCCGCGTTATTGACCGCGCTGGGTACAGATGCAAATTATACCGCCACGATTACCGCCCTGATTCCGCAGTTTAATCAAGTTGGCAAAGGTGTTCCGCCAACAACAGACATGTGGAAACGGAGCATCAATACGCTCAAAGCCCGTAACATTCTGGTGAATACAACGGCCGCTGCTATGACGGCCGCTCAATGGGGGCAGATTCTGACGTTGACAAATGATGGCGTAAAATCGACGGACAATGTATTTACGGGCCGGTCGACCGATAACGCCGATTTTATCTCCAGCGTAAATGGCAGCATGGCCGCTAAATCGACCGGCGTACCGGGTACGGTTACGTATAAAATCAGCGAACGCTTGATACAGGACTTCCCCGCGGGCGATAAACGGTTGACTAATAATTTTACGCAGTTGGCTGCTCCGGCGCTGTTCAACTCCGACCGTGGTAACTCATTCAACACGCGCTGGCAGTTAGTAAGTGGCGGCAAAGGACAAGCAGGTGTAGTTGTATTGAGTAACTTAACGGTTGGTGCGTATGAACTCTACCTGGCCAGCACGTACGAAGAAAATGAACTGATGAAGGCCGAGGCTAAAATCTACACGGGTGATATTGCTGGTGGGCTGGCGTCTATCGATGCTGTACGGTCATTTCAGGGAGCTGGTTTGGCACCGCTGAGTGGCCTGTCTCTCGCCGACGCTAAGGAGGCTCTTCGCAAAGAACGTCGGGTTGGTCTGGTCTTCCGCGGATTGTCTTTTTACGATGCACGTCGTTGGGAGGTCATCACCAAGGGTCGCACAGGGGCTGTTGTGGTTGACAAAGCTGGTAAAGTGAACACCAATGCCACCATTCAGTATAACTTCCTCGATTATTGGGATGTTCCGGATAACGAGTTAGCGTACAATCCGGCTGCTGCAGGTAGTGCACCCATAAAGAACCCGAAGTAA
- a CDS encoding SusC/RagA family TonB-linked outer membrane protein, with product MRKFYCGIIWSAWLLLLPGYLLAQSQRITGTVTSAQDGLPIPGVNVIVKGTTNGVSTDANGKYSITAPGPTAVLLLSSIGLVSQEVTVGNRTVINVKMQEAVNELTQVVVTGYNTTQRKDITGSIASISPDKFKDIPVTSFDQALQGQAAGVQVTQSSGTPGGGLTVRVRGNTSISASNRPLFIVDGVPVEDGSLSGRDFGGQTDNAFALFNPNDIESIQVLKDASAKAIYGSRAANGVVLVTTKRGKAQKTTFTADVQRGITDVVRRPDLLNATELLDLQREAVTNAGLDPDKLGLIKGVTDGQNTDWVNAVLRKGVYQQYQVSTQGGNDRTQFYLSGSYRNEQGVQLNNQFTRLTGQLKLDHKATDKLSFGTNLTLSRVLNKRVKGDNFLDGVYSGAVKSLPYYSPYNEQGRLYVPTDAEYPGFPNFNPVAQALLPRFNAYTVKLLGGLYAEYEILQNLRFRSKVSIDYNNVTEDQFEPSTTAIGGFLTSVGGQGYGVFINTATSTFVNTNTLTYNFQLAEKHQFNALAGVEILERTQRSGDVQGRLFPSDDFTYISSAGIVDQGGSSVVNNGLFSSFGEVRYSYDEKYLATITARYDGSSRFGQSKRFGVFPSASFAWRISSEKFMERFRFLSDLKLRASYGFTGNERIGDFQFLGTWSSVTYSGSTGVGPSALANANLQWERTRESNIGLDASFFSGRLNVIFDAYDNLTDKLLFAQPIPQTTGFSTVQGNIGKVSNKGLELTISTVNLNRAVRWSTDLNLSHNSNKVVELASSEPVFRGYQGNGVSNTNVVLPGQPLGTFWGLKFLGVDPATGDAIYDDKNGDGRITPADGQVIGNAQPKLYGGLTNKVSWKGIDLSALLQFSYGNSILNFSNQTLLNSGADIQNNQTRQALKRWRKEGDITSVPRYVYQNTYNNYTSSRFIEDGSYLRLKNVSLGYNFPKAWINKYKVSNARLYVSATNILTWTRYSGPDPEVSTLDGSTTAQGIDFFTFPQVKTLIVGATLNF from the coding sequence ATGAGGAAATTTTATTGTGGTATTATCTGGTCAGCATGGCTGCTCCTGCTGCCGGGCTATTTGCTCGCCCAAAGTCAGCGTATAACAGGTACGGTTACATCGGCTCAGGATGGCTTGCCCATTCCCGGCGTCAATGTTATCGTAAAGGGAACAACAAACGGCGTCAGCACCGACGCGAATGGTAAGTACAGCATTACGGCCCCTGGTCCGACGGCTGTATTATTGCTTTCTTCTATTGGCCTAGTATCGCAGGAGGTAACGGTGGGTAACCGCACGGTTATCAATGTGAAAATGCAGGAGGCCGTCAATGAGTTGACACAGGTAGTCGTTACGGGTTACAACACAACTCAGCGTAAAGACATTACTGGCTCTATTGCGTCTATTTCGCCTGACAAATTTAAAGATATTCCCGTAACCAGTTTCGACCAGGCTTTACAAGGGCAGGCGGCTGGTGTGCAGGTAACACAATCGTCTGGTACACCGGGTGGAGGACTTACTGTTCGGGTGCGGGGGAATACATCCATTTCGGCCAGCAACCGTCCTTTGTTCATTGTCGATGGTGTCCCCGTGGAAGATGGTTCATTATCTGGTCGTGATTTTGGTGGCCAGACGGATAACGCGTTTGCCCTATTTAACCCCAACGATATTGAGTCTATCCAAGTATTAAAAGATGCCTCTGCAAAAGCCATTTATGGGTCAAGAGCAGCTAACGGTGTAGTACTGGTAACGACTAAGCGGGGTAAAGCGCAGAAAACAACCTTCACTGCTGATGTGCAGCGAGGAATAACGGACGTGGTTCGTCGGCCCGACCTGTTGAATGCCACGGAATTGCTTGATCTACAACGGGAGGCTGTCACTAATGCTGGACTGGATCCGGATAAGTTGGGGTTGATTAAAGGCGTTACCGATGGGCAAAATACCGACTGGGTGAATGCTGTGCTTCGGAAAGGCGTTTACCAGCAGTATCAGGTATCGACCCAGGGTGGTAATGACCGTACTCAGTTCTACCTTAGTGGTAGCTATCGCAACGAACAGGGCGTTCAATTGAATAATCAGTTTACCCGTCTTACAGGTCAATTAAAGCTGGATCATAAGGCTACGGATAAGCTTTCATTTGGAACGAACCTGACTTTATCTAGGGTGCTGAACAAGCGCGTCAAGGGCGATAATTTTCTGGACGGTGTCTATTCTGGAGCAGTGAAGAGTCTTCCATACTACTCACCTTATAATGAACAGGGCCGTTTGTATGTCCCGACTGATGCCGAGTACCCGGGGTTTCCTAATTTCAATCCGGTGGCTCAGGCTTTGTTACCGCGCTTTAATGCCTATACTGTGAAACTTCTTGGTGGGCTATACGCTGAATATGAGATTCTACAGAATCTACGCTTCCGCTCGAAGGTAAGTATTGACTATAATAACGTAACTGAAGATCAGTTTGAACCCTCGACGACGGCTATTGGTGGTTTTCTGACCAGTGTCGGTGGGCAGGGCTACGGTGTTTTTATAAATACAGCTACATCAACTTTTGTCAATACAAACACATTAACCTACAATTTTCAGCTAGCCGAAAAACATCAGTTTAATGCACTGGCAGGGGTAGAAATCTTGGAGCGTACACAGCGGAGTGGGGATGTTCAGGGAAGGTTATTTCCCAGCGATGACTTCACGTACATAAGCTCAGCCGGTATTGTTGATCAGGGGGGCTCGTCTGTAGTAAATAATGGCTTGTTCTCGTCGTTTGGTGAAGTTCGCTATAGCTACGATGAGAAATACCTGGCAACAATAACCGCTCGCTACGATGGTTCGTCGCGTTTCGGACAGAGTAAGCGGTTCGGCGTATTTCCATCTGCATCGTTTGCCTGGCGTATTTCGAGCGAAAAGTTTATGGAACGTTTCCGGTTCCTGAGCGATCTAAAACTGCGGGCCAGCTATGGCTTTACCGGTAACGAACGCATTGGTGATTTTCAATTCCTGGGTACCTGGTCGTCGGTTACATACAGCGGTTCAACGGGTGTTGGCCCTTCTGCACTGGCCAATGCTAATCTGCAATGGGAGCGCACTCGCGAATCGAACATCGGTCTGGATGCGTCTTTTTTTAGTGGACGACTCAATGTGATCTTTGATGCATATGACAACCTGACCGATAAGCTGTTATTCGCTCAGCCTATTCCACAAACCACAGGTTTTAGTACGGTGCAGGGTAATATTGGAAAAGTGTCTAACAAAGGCTTAGAACTAACCATATCCACAGTCAATTTAAACCGGGCAGTTCGTTGGAGTACGGACCTGAACCTATCGCACAATAGCAATAAAGTAGTCGAATTGGCTAGTTCCGAACCGGTTTTTCGCGGCTACCAGGGAAATGGGGTATCAAATACGAACGTTGTTTTACCAGGTCAGCCCCTGGGAACGTTTTGGGGATTGAAGTTTTTAGGCGTTGATCCAGCTACCGGTGATGCCATTTACGACGATAAAAACGGGGATGGCCGTATTACGCCAGCCGATGGCCAGGTGATCGGTAACGCACAGCCTAAACTTTATGGAGGCCTAACGAATAAAGTATCCTGGAAAGGGATTGATTTGAGCGCTTTGCTTCAGTTTTCGTACGGAAACAGTATTTTGAATTTTTCAAATCAGACGCTGCTGAACTCGGGTGCCGATATTCAGAATAACCAAACACGGCAGGCCTTAAAACGGTGGCGTAAAGAAGGTGACATCACGAGTGTTCCCCGCTACGTGTATCAGAATACGTACAACAACTACACGAGCAGCCGATTTATTGAGGATGGGTCGTACCTGCGCCTGAAGAACGTATCGCTGGGGTATAATTTCCCGAAGGCCTGGATCAACAAATACAAAGTTAGTAACGCCCGTCTGTATGTGTCAGCAACGAATATTCTGACCTGGACTCGTTATTCTGGCCCCGATCCGGAAGTAAGCACGCTTGATGGATCGACCACTGCTCAGGGTATTGACTTCTTTACGTTTCCTCAGGTGAAAACCCTGATTGTGGGGGCAACGCTCAATTTTTAA
- a CDS encoding RagB/SusD family nutrient uptake outer membrane protein yields MIRYIRYTLLITLIGLAACQEVLEPKPVTLLVDELVLNEPNDVQPVRIGLYSAFRSMAAPNIIAGDFTADYIQANGTYTDEIELGTKRITATNGAVDALWSGLYRTIYVANFILERLPALTTVPEATRKQVLAEARFMRGWANFIGVYTYGDIPKVTSTDQSANTTIPRIAKADMLASVLADYQAALADLPSVTSASTNATTNATYLNKINCQAALARYYLYQKNWAQAESLATVVINSGVYALQTNYSDIVTKDFTSESILEVGYNLTDDPGTSNDPVTGSPGLNNLLVGRREVIPSNQLVSSLLSAEAGTRSTTITFNAQQQRGNDNGWTVRKYGTASEDNNNIVLMRLAEMYLIRAEARAQQGKLTGTTGAIADLNVLRTRAKAPAITAGAQADVLLAVERERVYELAFEGQRWYDLVRTGRAQAVMSAFSPNWNSRYELWPIPQREIQQNTALQQNPGY; encoded by the coding sequence ATGATTCGCTATATACGATATACTTTATTGATTACGCTGATTGGTCTGGCAGCCTGTCAGGAAGTACTGGAACCCAAACCAGTGACGCTCCTCGTTGATGAGTTGGTGCTCAACGAACCAAACGATGTGCAACCCGTTCGGATCGGTCTGTACAGCGCCTTCCGGAGCATGGCGGCTCCAAATATCATAGCCGGTGATTTTACCGCCGATTACATCCAGGCGAACGGTACGTATACCGACGAAATTGAACTGGGTACAAAGCGTATTACCGCTACCAACGGAGCCGTTGACGCGTTGTGGAGCGGATTGTACCGGACAATTTACGTCGCGAACTTTATCCTGGAGCGTTTGCCTGCTTTAACGACTGTGCCGGAAGCCACCCGAAAACAGGTACTTGCCGAGGCTCGGTTTATGCGGGGATGGGCCAACTTCATTGGCGTTTACACATATGGTGATATTCCTAAAGTTACGTCTACGGATCAATCTGCTAATACCACTATTCCACGAATTGCTAAAGCCGACATGTTGGCGTCTGTTCTGGCCGACTATCAGGCAGCTCTGGCGGATTTGCCAAGCGTGACATCTGCGTCGACCAATGCAACGACGAATGCCACCTATCTCAATAAAATAAATTGTCAGGCAGCGTTGGCACGCTACTACTTGTATCAAAAAAACTGGGCTCAGGCCGAGTCGTTGGCTACTGTTGTCATTAACTCAGGGGTATACGCCCTACAAACCAATTATTCTGACATTGTTACGAAAGATTTCACCAGCGAATCAATTCTGGAAGTTGGTTATAACCTGACTGATGATCCGGGAACCAGTAACGATCCGGTTACAGGTTCACCTGGGTTAAACAACTTGCTGGTTGGCCGTCGGGAGGTCATTCCTTCCAATCAGTTAGTCAGTTCACTGCTTTCGGCCGAAGCCGGTACCCGGAGTACCACCATTACGTTTAACGCACAACAGCAACGGGGTAATGATAACGGTTGGACCGTACGAAAATATGGAACGGCTTCTGAGGATAACAACAACATTGTGTTAATGCGGCTGGCCGAGATGTATTTGATCCGGGCCGAAGCGCGGGCGCAACAGGGCAAACTAACGGGTACAACGGGAGCCATTGCTGATCTAAACGTACTCCGTACCCGAGCGAAAGCACCCGCGATAACGGCAGGCGCTCAGGCCGATGTGTTATTAGCCGTTGAGCGTGAGCGCGTGTATGAACTGGCGTTTGAAGGACAACGCTGGTATGATCTGGTGCGAACAGGGCGGGCACAGGCTGTTATGTCGGCGTTTTCGCCCAACTGGAATAGCCGGTATGAACTCTGGCCGATTCCTCAACGGGAGATTCAACAAAATACGGCCCTTCAACAAAACCCAGGGTATTAA